A window of Fibrobacter sp. UWT2 genomic DNA:
GTGTGGGTAAAACTTGACAATCTCGAAGAAAAACAGACCATCTTTGAAAAGTCCAAGGAATATGCGTTGCGCTATGATCCGGAGAAGGGTTTTGTGGTTGACCTCTGGGTTCCCGATACGAGTTCCGATTCAATAAAATACGCCTGGGTGTCTGGAACGTCTGATATTAAGGCAGGCGAGTGGGTGTATGTCGCTTTCAGTCGCCACACGATATCGCAGTCCAATTTCTACGTGAACGACCGCAAGATTGAAACGGAGCCGGAACAAATCGCTTGGACGGGCGTCCGTGAACTGGCCGACTTCAAAGTGGGCGGCTTTACCGGCATGATTGACGAACTCATGCTTGGGAGCTGTTACCGCGATGACGACTGGACACGCCTTACCTACCTGAACCAGCGTCCCGAAAATTACTGGCCAGCCCTTTCGGCCCGCTAGGCGTAATCCATAAATAATTATTTTTTTTGTAAAAATGAGAACATTTTTGCAAAAAAATCGCTGTATCTATTGACTTTACGAAAAGAATAACTTATATTCTGTTTTGATATTTTGAGAACATTTTTGAGAACGGGAATGAATGTTTGTCGGAATATCAAAGGATGTACTTGGGATGAATTATTTGAAGAATATCCGCTTGGTGGAAATTTTGACGGCAGCTTTTGCCGTTTTGGCGCTTGCCGGGAATACCCATGTAAAGCCTGGCGACGATTTTATTTCGGCCATGACTAAGGCCTCCGCCGGAGATACCGTCTTTTTTGAAGCGGGAACATACCAGGTGCCCTATACAGAGGGTCAGGCGAATACGATTACACTTTCTAAGTCAGGAATGGCGGACAAGCCCATTGTGTTCTATGCGGCGGGCCATGCGACTGCCGTGATAGACTTCCAGTTCCCGGAACTCACCTATGTCGACAAGGGCGTGGGGCTGAGCATGACCGGCAGTTATTACGAACTTCACGGTCTCGCCGTTACCCGTGCGGGATACCAGGGAGCCTATGTGACAGGGTCGTACAACAAGTTCTACAACATGTCGTTTTTCGAAAACCGCAATTCCGGTTTGGAAATTAACAAGGGCGGGAATCATACGCTGGTGGTCAACGTAGATGCGTACCGTAATTATGACCCCAAGAAAAAGGGCGGCATGGCTGACGGCTTTGCGAGCAAGCAGACTCAGGGAGCAGGAAATGTGTTCATCAACTGCCGTGCTTGGGAAAATTCCGACGACGGTTTTGACTTTTTTGATTCACCCGACAGTGTCATTGTCTATGATTCCTGGGCGTTCCGGAATGGGGTCAATGTTTTTGGCTATGCGGCCGAGCTCTTTGATGGAAACGGCAATGGCTTTAAGATGGGCGGCAATAAAGCCCAAGCGAATCACCGTTGCACGCGTTGTATTGCGTTTGACAATCCGGTAAAGGGCTTTGACCAGAACAACAATACGGGTGGCATTACGGTGGAACAGAGCCTTGCTTACCGCAACGGAAGCAGTGGTGCCGCCAATTATGGAATGGGTGGGGCGCTGAATGCGGGGCAAAAGCATCACCTGCGGAACAATATCTCTTATAAGGGCAAAAATGCCGACTCTTTTGGTTCGTCTAGCGAACAGAAAACGAATTCCTGGAACATTTCGGTGACTGTGAGTGACGATGACTTTGAGTCGTTGGACACGAGCCTTGCGACGATTGCCCGAAATGCGGATGGACTGCTCCCGTACACAAAGTTGTTCCGCCTGAAAAAAGGGAGCGTCTTGATTGACAAGGGGACGGAAATTGGCTTTGATTATGTTGGCTCGGCACCGGATCTTGGACCTTACGAATATGGCGAAATTGCAGCAGAATCCAGTTCTTCGGAAGTGTCTTCTAGCAGTGCTACAACGACTGTTATTCGCCGCAGGGTGGCCCCTGCTGACAGGCGTAAAGATGCTCCGAGGTTCAATGCATTGGGGCGTTCGGTAAAATCCGCGGAACCTTTCCGTTGGAGCGTCAGTTGGTTTTAATAAAGAGGTGGAAAAATGAAAGCAAAATATTTGGCAATTCTCTTGATGAATGTGGGGCTCTTTGCGGCTACCCCTAACTTCGATATGGTGGGGTATGCCACTTTGGAAGGGGGCACTACCGGCGGTAACGGGGGCAAGGTTGTGGAAGTCTCCAACTTTGCCGAATTTAAGCAGTACGCCGAAGATTTGGAAACTCCTTACGTCATTATCGTGAAGGGTGAAATCAATACCGGTATCAAGACGTTTATCGATGAAAATGGCCATGTGGCCTCTTCGGGTACGGCAACGACTTATGGCGAATTGGTCTTGGTCGGCAATAACAAGACGATCATCGGTAAAGGCGAATCGGCGTTCCTTAATCGAGTGGGCCTGATGATTCAGAATAAACATAACATCATCATTCGTAACATCAAGTTCACCATGAGCGATGTTCCCATTAGCAAGACCGACGAAAACAAGGTGATCGCTTTCCGCAATGGGACAGAAGTTGTCCTCAATGACCCGGACTGCATCGCGATTTCTGCGGACTCTGCTGCCACTAACTGGGCTGACAAGAATAAGCAGGGAAGCCATAACATTTGGATCGATCACTGCGAATTCTATAATGCCTACACCAGCAACAAGGACCGCTACGATGGTCTGCTGGATGCCAAGAACAACATTTACAATGCGACTTTTAGCTGGAATTATTTCCACAACCATCATAAGGGAAGCCTCATTGGCAATAGCAACGGAGATAGTCTTCGTCATGAAATAACGATCCACCATAACTTTTATAAGGATCTGGATGCGCGTACTCCCATGATGCGCCATACTAAAATTCACCTTTATAACAACTATGTTCTCGGTCAGGGAACAGGCAACGGCCCGAATGTTCGCTATGGTTCTGACGACTACTTTGAAAATAATCACTATGCGGGCCTCAGCAAGGCGATTTTCGCTGG
This region includes:
- a CDS encoding right-handed parallel beta-helix repeat-containing protein encodes the protein MNYLKNIRLVEILTAAFAVLALAGNTHVKPGDDFISAMTKASAGDTVFFEAGTYQVPYTEGQANTITLSKSGMADKPIVFYAAGHATAVIDFQFPELTYVDKGVGLSMTGSYYELHGLAVTRAGYQGAYVTGSYNKFYNMSFFENRNSGLEINKGGNHTLVVNVDAYRNYDPKKKGGMADGFASKQTQGAGNVFINCRAWENSDDGFDFFDSPDSVIVYDSWAFRNGVNVFGYAAELFDGNGNGFKMGGNKAQANHRCTRCIAFDNPVKGFDQNNNTGGITVEQSLAYRNGSSGAANYGMGGALNAGQKHHLRNNISYKGKNADSFGSSSEQKTNSWNISVTVSDDDFESLDTSLATIARNADGLLPYTKLFRLKKGSVLIDKGTEIGFDYVGSAPDLGPYEYGEIAAESSSSEVSSSSATTTVIRRRVAPADRRKDAPRFNALGRSVKSAEPFRWSVSWF
- a CDS encoding polysaccharide lyase family 1 protein yields the protein MKAKYLAILLMNVGLFAATPNFDMVGYATLEGGTTGGNGGKVVEVSNFAEFKQYAEDLETPYVIIVKGEINTGIKTFIDENGHVASSGTATTYGELVLVGNNKTIIGKGESAFLNRVGLMIQNKHNIIIRNIKFTMSDVPISKTDENKVIAFRNGTEVVLNDPDCIAISADSAATNWADKNKQGSHNIWIDHCEFYNAYTSNKDRYDGLLDAKNNIYNATFSWNYFHNHHKGSLIGNSNGDSLRHEITIHHNFYKDLDARTPMMRHTKIHLYNNYVLGQGTGNGPNVRYGSDDYFENNHYAGLSKAIFAGDDGVATIVGNYYEGCANFQSSGCNSKKMKISVNPGTSLTSRDTAWVTYDTEIPKGTFNPKSVYSYSADPVGDVKGLVTNYSGIGKIDISEYEKGTKIDPVIVSSSSVAEVSSSSVTSSSSSSENTTRLIATDVEFTISPMTKVQIFSLTGKLIKQGFYSEWEQLKSSLPQGHYIVRGLHQTLIFQSRRKCSRL